The Podospora bellae-mahoneyi strain CBS 112042 chromosome 7, whole genome shotgun sequence genomic sequence GAAAACAAACAGAAAGAAACTTACAATCCCCACTTCACCTTCTGCTCTGGCGACATGCTCCTCCATTCGCCAGTCAAAAGAGGCTGGACGAGTACGACAACACTGGTGAGGACGGTAAGCACCCGGACCGAATTGGCAATTTTGGCAACATTCTGAAACCATGGCCTGTTGTACAGTTCACGATGCCATAACTCAATCGTGGCACCCCATGAGCCCAAGGTGCTACTGGTGCGGGAAAGCGCAAACAACATCTTGAAAACCTTGCGGCGCAGTTCGTCCTGTTGATAGAGCAACAGCGCGGCCTCGATGGCCTCCTTGTGCGCCTCCATGTCGATATTCTGGTACTGCTTGATGTACTGATCGAGACACTCCTTTACCAAGTCGTCAATGTCCTGCTTTGTGTTGCCGGTCAGATCGACCATCTGCGGGATGATTGCCGTCATCTGGTACAACCTGACTTCTTCATTGAAGGCTTGCATAAAGCTCTTGCCTCCAGGCTTCGTGTTGTTGGCGTTGTCCTCAAGAATGCCAAACAGCGTGTTCAACTGCTTCAACCGCATGGCCACGGAGCTCGACACACTGCCAGACATGTACTGGCCGTACCACATCTGGACGGCCGAGTTTTGGACCCAGTACAGAAGCTGCATAGCCCAATACAAGTTCTTGTCGCGCGCCCATTTGGCCAAGTTGTCGATCTCAGCAAGGGCGCTTGCGAGGTTCTTTTCAAAGTCAGGATTGCCGGCGCCGAGTCCCGATGTCTTGGCTTTGAACTGCTCCTTCATTCTGTCGGCAAACTTCTTCAAGTCTTCCTTGTGGCCCCCATTGCGTTGATCAGACAGGAACTCCTTCATGGCGGGAAACCTCTCGAAATAGCGGTACCGATAGAGCTTGGCCGAGTGCCGCTTGTAGACCTCACTCTCGGCGGGGATCGACTTGAGCCGTGCAGTTGCGCGAGCTCCGTTGCAGTGTTTGCCCCATTCGGTAGTGCCTTGTGCAAGCACAGATGTGATAAGGGGAACCTGGAGCGTTTTGTACCACGCTGCATTGCCCGGATCGTCATTGGCGACTGCCAGCACCTCAGGCTCAAGGTGTACTTGAGAGGCGCTGATGAAGGTAGTCCTCAGATCCTCGTCCATGTGATAGATAATGATGTTCTGAAAGTCCTTCATAGCCACCGTTGCCACAGAGTCGCGGTAGCCGGAAGGATCCTCCTTGTCCTGTACCATGGGGTCAAAGGTCATAAGTTGATGGACGGCCAGCTTGGCTTTGGGGGGtgcatcagcagcagcagccataATAAAAGACGGTGCCTCTGCGACGGACATGACAGAAAACGACTTCTCGGTGCCTTCGACGATGCTGAGGTCCTCAGTCATGCTAGCAGCAATGACAGATTCATCGGCGCTCTCTTCCAGACGAAGCGACCCCTTGACAGCGTAAATCACGCCTTCAGAGTCTTCGTAGGCTCCCACGAAGCTATCGGCGAAGGGGGTCATCTGAATTTTCCACTTGACTGGGAAGACAGACTTGATGGCCGATTGACTACGTTGGGCTGGGGCAGGGGGCACAAGACGTCGAttcgtgatggtggtgttgatgaaggcACCATCATCGGTGCTCTCTCCGATGATGCATGTGTAGTCCGGGCCGTACAGGTCCATGGTGAGGTTAAACTCAGTTGGGGGATCGGAGTCTGTGCAGGTAGTTCAGTACTCGTCCTGGCTCCAACCTGAAGATAGCAGGGGAGGAGAAACATACAGTTGTCAAGAAACATATTCTCAGCGACCCAATCCTCCTGCAAGTCATTCCCTCTATTGGCGATGTCGTAACCCCAGGTAAATTTGCCCTCTTCCCAGCTGGCGTTAGTCCACTTGTCAGACTTGACATCCCAAGCCAGCGTCGACTTGTGCGTGTCGAGGTAGGCGCCAGCATTGGCTGCGACCTCGACATCGTACCAGCTCGCcttcttgtcgagcttgACATTGATAACGTCCGATCCGATGGCAATTGAGGCTGCAGGTGCGTTGCCCTCAAGACTCACATATCCAGAGACTCGCGATGCTTTCAGTTGAGGAAAAAGCTGGGCTGACGGTTGCTCAAGCACCGTGTCAAAGACATAGCTATTGGTCGAAGAGAACCAGTTCACATCAGAGGGCTTGACGCCAACACTGCCCAGCTGCAGGCCGCTGCTGTCAGAACCATGTTGACCGATCACAATGGTCTTGCCTTCAATAGCTTGGGCAGCAGCTGGAGCGGCCTGGGCATTGTCGTCCTGGACGACACGCACCGAGTAACTCCGCGGGAGTCCGAAGCACTGCGGATTGTTCTTGTGAAAAGCCTTGGCATCTGGTCCGAAATGAGAAAAGAACTCTTGAGGTTTGAGAAAATTGAACTTACAAGAAGGAAGAGCGTTGATTTGCTTGGCGTAACGGTGCAAAGCTCTCCGATAGGCCCTGCTCTGCGGGCCCCGGCAGGCACCACCAGAAGAGCTGTGTGCACTGGCCAGGTATGACATAGCGTCTGCCATGGTGTCGGTTTTGGCAGGTGCAATGGCGAGAGCAGAATGCTGTTGACAAAAAGCTGTTGAAGCGAAGAAAGATGGAAGTGCATTCAAAGTTCTTCTACTGATCTATCTATACTATATGGTCTTATTAGGTCCCCCAACTGCAAGTCTACCTATTCCCAGCTTTGAGGAGACAATGCATGAGCCGGCGTTTCCTGTGAGCCTATTGTTTGctttggagaagatggaacAAGCCGAAATGCAACCCTGGAGTAGAGAGGCTAGAGAGCTTTGGATCTTCAGCTTAACACTAGAGATTTAGCTAACCCATTTCGAACAGTTCTAGACCTCTCACGCAGTCTCCTCCCCACATCAGATACCCATACTCTGGATATCAGAGCTCTGCCACCACCCGAGATTTGCATTAGTCCTATCAATAGTTTGTTTTGTGCTGATATATTTCCGCAGTGTTCAGCTTCAACTCAGCTCAGCTATTGATTGTGAGGTGGCTATGAAGCGGAGCGTTTGCAGCGAGTTTGGGATGATCCCAAGCTCCAGGCTCTTATACGTGATGAAGCGTCTCTCACCTCCAGTCCATGGCTTCGTGTCCACCGTTTGCCAGGACTCTGAGGCAAAGACACCATCATGGCGGCTTTCGGCTCCTTCAGCGGCTATGAAGACATCATTGACAACGTGCCAGACGTCGGCCAGTTTGATCCTGTTCCATCTCATggctcaacaccaactccCGGGAACTTACCCACCGTGACCAGGGCGGGCGTCGATTTCCTCGGCCTTGGGAAGCTTTTCGAGAAGCTTTTTGGAGGCACGACGCCAGTGAATCCAGATGATCCAACACCGCCGGCACGTCATCCCGTGCAGGTCAGGGACATCTTCAAAATGTCCCAGGTCAACACTGGCTTCAACTTCTCAACACATCCGTGCATCAAAATGACGGTGGCGTACCTTCAGAAGACGCTCGACTTCCGCTGGAAAAACGGGAACATGCGGACCCTCGTCTTCCCAGACTACAAACCCGACCTCGCTCCATCCGAGCTCACAGCAGACGGGTTGGACAAGGACAAGTtcgccgccggcgccgcgGCCTTGCTCATCAAGGCCTTTTACAACAACGTCCGGGATAGGCAGGGAACCATCGACATTGACAAGGCCAACACGGCCGTCTCGGAATTCAACAACCATATCAACAACCAGGCAACAGCTCTCATGATCCAGTTCTACCGCACCTTCTTCGGCATCACTGAGCCCTCGGAAGACCTCGCGTCCCGGTACCGAAAGCTGCTCGTCTCAGCCGCCTACCGCAACCTGAAGCAAGGACAGGCGGGACAAGGCACCTGGCGCGATGCCGATCTCGAGATGTTCTGCCACTTTGCCAAGTTGGCTGCGTGTGGCGCCTCGGATAATACCATCCGCGATGTATACAATGAACTGATCACGACAGCCCCTCAGCTTAGCGGCAGCACGTTTGGTAGCATCCACCCCGATACCTGGCGGCAGTACCGCGGCTGGCTCAGCTCAGGCTTTCTTGATTGGGGTGACCTAGGCGCCACGCATCTTGATGATTATGACCTCCTGGTTATTCCCGGTATGGGACGTTTCCCGATTTCACGGACGATCAGCTACTATCTTGTGGACGAGTTCGCAAAGAACAAGGGGTATTACAAGCCGCCGCAGTCATCCTCTTGCTTCTCTAGTAATGTGGAGGTCGTCATGGCCGGGCCTGTCggggagaagctgaagaagatatGCAATGTCGAGCCTGGCGATGTGGTCCTATCTCCAGATGCTACAGACAGCGGAGGCCCTCCAGGAACCAGACGTGTGGCGTTTGTCAGCGCCCCCCGACGCGGTATGAGACCGCTCTACTCACTCCACGACTACCCGGGCTTACAGTTCACGGCCACGCACCCCATCCTTTTGCCCTCGGCCTCAACAGGCGAGATGTCTCTCCAGTTTGTGGACAAAGACCGTGCTAGCTCGCTGAATCCCACTTGGCAATCACTCTCCAAGGAAAACATCATTCCGGACTTGCTCCAGGTCCATCAGGCAGACAGTGAAGATGAGGTCGTTTACGATCTGGTTTTTGAGCCAACCGCCACAAGCGAGAGCcagcccaacagcaacaacctaCCACTAGCCACCTACGTAGTAGAAGCTGACAACGGACGGCGACTGACCGTGGCATCGGAAGCACCCGCGCTGGAGTGGTTCGGGCCCGAGCTCATGTTCATCAGTTCTGCGATACGGCAAATCTTGGAGGGTAGCAGTGATATCGACGCTGTCGTCGAACTGCTGGGTACCAACCGAGTGTACACACGGCTTGTGCTCGGTGAGGCCGCTGAGAAGATCACGCTCTCTGACAATATCCGTGGCGGTCACTGCGACGTGTCCACGGCGGGAGCATGGCTCTTGGAAGCCTGCGCCAAGTCACAAGCTGTGCAGGATCTAGTGGAAAGGATGATACAATACCTCGGCCGTACTCTCAGCCACGAGGTCAGGACTGGGTGGGCTCGCTGTCTTCCTGTTGGCAAGGAATTTAGCGCTAGCATCAACAGTGGCGAGGAAAGCCAAGAGGCCTTGTTCATCAATGTTGTCCGCTTGCTAGACAACGATAAAGCATGCCTCAGCCGCCCGCCTGTCATTGGGCCTCGTCACCAGCTCAAAATCTGGAGAAATGACgtgttggtgtttgatgacCTCGTCAGCGGTGAAGTCCAAGGTCAGAGCACTTTACAGCTGTACTACCCTGTCCATAtaggagaagaagggtatcTGAGTGGTGACTGtcaaaccatcaccatccagcTCGAGGACGGAACGTCAGGCAGCGTTTGGCGGGGCGGTGGTCCGGTCCGGAAGGGGCTTCACACTATCATTGGACTTGGCAGTCTTTCTAGTGGCACATGTGGGAGTGCCCAGCATGCCGTGGCAGAGGTGGAGTTGCGCAGCGGTGTCAATATTATCGCTGCTCCAGCTCGGGGCAAGGGCCAagctggaggcggcggtcCAAAGTTGATGAACTTGGCTTCTTTGTCGCACAAGACTGCCTGGGAGGAGAGCACCATGGGCGCGTACGCTGGCAGTTTGGGTGCTAGGTTTGGAGATGCCATTGCTGAGCTTACGAGGTTCCACTGTGGTGAAAATGGGAAAACAGGTTAGGCGAATCTGAAATGCGGTGGATTGTCGGGATGATCTGAGGTGTGCTGTTTGCGGCAGGGCGACTCCAGATAGATGTGGGGCCTGTGtaaggggttcaggggctaAGTAAATAAACAACGAAGCCTCCCTTAAGGAT encodes the following:
- a CDS encoding hypothetical protein (EggNog:ENOG503PA1V), with protein sequence MADAMSYLASAHSSSGGACRGPQSRAYRRALHRYAKQINALPSYAKAFHKNNPQCFGLPRSYSVRVVQDDNAQAAPAAAQAIEGKTIVIGQHGSDSSGLQLGSVGVKPSDVNWFSSTNSYVFDTVLEQPSAQLFPQLKASRVSGYVSLEGNAPAASIAIGSDVINVKLDKKASWYDVEVAANAGAYLDTHKSTLAWDVKSDKWTNASWEEGKFTWGYDIANRGNDLQEDWVAENMFLDNYSDPPTEFNLTMDLYGPDYTCIIGESTDDGAFINTTITNRRLVPPAPAQRSQSAIKSVFPVKWKIQMTPFADSFVGAYEDSEGVIYAVKGSLRLEESADESVIAASMTEDLSIVEGTEKSFSVMSVAEAPSFIMAAAADAPPKAKLAVHQLMTFDPMVQDKEDPSGYRDSVATVAMKDFQNIIIYHMDEDLRTTFISASQVHLEPEVLAVANDDPGNAAWYKTLQVPLITSVLAQGTTEWGKHCNGARATARLKSIPAESEVYKRHSAKLYRYRYFERFPAMKEFLSDQRNGGHKEDLKKFADRMKEQFKAKTSGLGAGNPDFEKNLASALAEIDNLAKWARDKNLYWAMQLLYWVQNSAVQMWYGQYMSGSVSSSVAMRLKQLNTLFGILEDNANNTKPGGKSFMQAFNEEVRLYQMTAIIPQMVDLTGNTKQDIDDLVKECLDQYIKQYQNIDMEAHKEAIEAALLLYQQDELRRKVFKMLFALSRTSSTLGSWGATIELWHRELYNRPWFQNVAKIANSVRVLTVLTSVVVLVQPLLTGEWRSMSPEQKVKWGLACSALGGLAGMLIIEVAQGTLRLYQFWGDMAAKRWYEKLGTAFGWEGAVNQIENGALRVQKGFGSWFTRTAEQTKDLAARIAAKEEGLLEFSRFEKIFGRNVGEFMGAVLGVVLGIVSIVLILIELDSNKDGLLQAMDWIMFTSSVIQVAGIILGWVAAGLGAAYSGLALVAAWSGPIAIVFAVIGIILFLVWYFTTDHRDPIQKFVEDKARPAGLWVDNPMQASDYIRTVPAVDQNPSLPGLTFKGPMRRAGDIGQEDTSSIDAKYLHLGKTDGTVDLGDALDYTSDTIWSFETDAYGKSLIYTKRIIQEKDRKRAVLWYLSTDGSNNAIVKQRPGADPEWKALLPSLQWEVEVLEPPKVDGKKNVLASKARIRRGNLDLGRTFDRGNKQPGGLVLVDVGQYEEAVKKYRLRDIMYRQGHGPRPELPGPAVPFYVWEVEMEAMGPGNLEYSSPKWVLTNKLKNERNYPKFDYEPSDAMRWSISPPLDANSFELITAAGQDGGIVKQKDGVEPPLMSPTTYTVTCTVTRGGKDLVSCQANFTLEVITEEELAKRGDEGDDEE
- a CDS encoding hypothetical protein (EggNog:ENOG503PAPU), whose product is MAAFGSFSGYEDIIDNVPDVGQFDPVPSHGSTPTPGNLPTVTRAGVDFLGLGKLFEKLFGGTTPVNPDDPTPPARHPVQVRDIFKMSQVNTGFNFSTHPCIKMTVAYLQKTLDFRWKNGNMRTLVFPDYKPDLAPSELTADGLDKDKFAAGAAALLIKAFYNNVRDRQGTIDIDKANTAVSEFNNHINNQATALMIQFYRTFFGITEPSEDLASRYRKLLVSAAYRNLKQGQAGQGTWRDADLEMFCHFAKLAACGASDNTIRDVYNELITTAPQLSGSTFGSIHPDTWRQYRGWLSSGFLDWGDLGATHLDDYDLLVIPGMGRFPISRTISYYLVDEFAKNKGYYKPPQSSSCFSSNVEVVMAGPVGEKLKKICNVEPGDVVLSPDATDSGGPPGTRRVAFVSAPRRGMRPLYSLHDYPGLQFTATHPILLPSASTGEMSLQFVDKDRASSLNPTWQSLSKENIIPDLLQVHQADSEDEVVYDLVFEPTATSESQPNSNNLPLATYVVEADNGRRLTVASEAPALEWFGPELMFISSAIRQILEGSSDIDAVVELLGTNRVYTRLVLGEAAEKITLSDNIRGGHCDVSTAGAWLLEACAKSQAVQDLVERMIQYLGRTLSHEVRTGWARCLPVGKEFSASINSGEESQEALFINVVRLLDNDKACLSRPPVIGPRHQLKIWRNDVLVFDDLVSGEVQGQSTLQLYYPVHIGEEGYLSGDCQTITIQLEDGTSGSVWRGGGPVRKGLHTIIGLGSLSSGTCGSAQHAVAEVELRSGVNIIAAPARGKGQAGGGGPKLMNLASLSHKTAWEESTMGAYAGSLGARFGDAIAELTRFHCGENGKTG